A part of Ptychodera flava strain L36383 chromosome 11, AS_Pfla_20210202, whole genome shotgun sequence genomic DNA contains:
- the LOC139143850 gene encoding ganglioside-induced differentiation-associated protein 1-like, translated as MSGHEKITLYRDHISYYSQRASLALAEKGIDCDSKIIPLANLGLVDPWFVKLNPAGKIPIIVHGDRVVAETPRILEYLDQAFPNANRLHPDDSDERKRVIYFRDLADSITLHEMMAGCVRHPHLVPEPPNFPPGRMEKVIKACNEDVPNKAAMLAKEHPELRTVYEQLIENRIKNRWDSPSEGDFKDLLSRADRLMSEVEDELKKTKHRYPDGESFLCGKDVSAADIFLIILMHRMKQYGMAKLFWTNGQRPHVSAYYEWMLSRETCAKVLPTFDFQPSK; from the exons ATGAGTGGCCATGAGAAGATCACGTTATATCGCGACCACATCTCGTACTACTCACAGAGG GCGAGCTTGGCCCTTGCTGAGAAGGGAATCGACTGTGACAGCAAAATCATTCCCTTAGCCAACTTAGGTTTGGTCGATCCGTGGTTTGTGAAGTTGAATCCCGCCGGTAAAATACCAATCATCGTTCACGGTGACAGAGTGGTTGCTGAAACTCCGAGGATTTTGGAGTACCTCGACCAGGCATTTCCAAACG CAAATCGCTTACATCCAGACGATTCAGACGAAAGAAAAAGAGTGATATATTTTCGAGATCTCGCAGATTCAATCACGCTTCATGAGATGATGGCGGGGTGTGTGCGACATCCTCACCTAGTTCCGGAACCCCCGAATTTTCCCCCAGGACGAATGGAGAAGGTTATTAAAG cTTGTAACGAAGACGTTCCCAATAAAGCAGCGATGCTGGCGAAAGAGCATCCCGAGTTGAGAACCGTGTACGAGCAACTGATTGAAAATAGAATAAAGAACCGATGGGATTCACCAAGTGAGGGCGACTTCAAAGACCTTCTTTCAAGGGCTGACAGACTGATGTCTGAAGTTGAAGACGAACTGAAGAAAACTAAACACAGATATCCTGATG GAGAGAGTTTTCTCTGCggaaaggatgtgagcgcagccGACATATTTCTGATCATTTTAATGCACCGAATGAAGCAGTATGGGATGGCAAAACTTTTCTGGACGAATGGACAGCGCCCCCACGTGTCGGCATATTATGAATGGATGCTGAGTAGAGAGACTTGTGCAAAGGTTCTGCCTACCTTCGACTTTCAGCCTTCAAAGTAA